Proteins encoded within one genomic window of Hyalangium minutum:
- a CDS encoding endonuclease III domain-containing protein, whose translation MASTGSVEAEKEPFDIDTVLRRIRETVRSFADAAMFALAAQGHETLFEQLVACILSIRTRDEVSLPTSLTLLRRASTPEAMSRLKPEEIEALIRPVTFPEPKARQIHAIAVRTVEEFHGKLPCDAQVLQSFKGVGPKCAHLALGIACGHEAISVDIHVHRVTNRWGYVQARTPEQTLAALEARLPRAYWVELNRLLVPFGKHVCTGTRPKCSTCPVLSMCRQIGVQHPH comes from the coding sequence ATGGCTTCAACCGGGAGCGTGGAGGCAGAGAAGGAGCCCTTCGACATCGACACGGTGCTGAGGCGCATCCGGGAGACAGTCCGAAGCTTCGCGGACGCGGCGATGTTTGCGCTGGCGGCCCAGGGCCATGAGACGCTGTTCGAACAACTGGTCGCCTGCATCCTCTCCATCCGGACGAGAGACGAGGTGAGCCTGCCCACCTCCCTGACCCTGCTGCGGCGCGCAAGTACCCCGGAGGCCATGAGCCGGCTCAAGCCGGAGGAAATAGAAGCCCTCATCCGCCCGGTGACGTTCCCGGAGCCCAAGGCCCGGCAGATCCACGCCATCGCCGTTCGCACGGTGGAGGAGTTCCACGGGAAGCTCCCGTGCGATGCCCAAGTGCTCCAGTCCTTCAAGGGCGTGGGCCCCAAGTGCGCCCACCTCGCGCTGGGCATCGCGTGCGGCCACGAGGCCATCAGCGTGGACATCCACGTGCACCGCGTCACGAACCGGTGGGGCTATGTACAAGCCCGTACGCCCGAGCAGACCCTGGCCGCGCTGGAGGCCCGGCTCCCCCGGGCCTACTGGGTGGAGCTCAACCGGTTACTCGTGCCGTTCGGCAAGCACGTCTGCACGGGGACGCGGCCCAAGTGCTCCACGTGCCCCGTGCTCTCCATGTGCCGCCAGATCGGCGTCCAGCACCCGCACTGA